From Xenopus tropicalis strain Nigerian chromosome 3, UCB_Xtro_10.0, whole genome shotgun sequence, the proteins below share one genomic window:
- the pex11a gene encoding peroxisomal membrane protein 11A isoform X1: MDLFVQITNQSQGRDRLFRATQYACMLLRYLVENKPGTQKLATKLKRVESNMSSGRKLFRLGNFVHALKASKASIQISDPIPRCCLTAANLNRVLYFVCDTVLWARSVGIVSGISKERWLSRATKCYYYSLLLNILMDIYEISWRMEKEAKERKQKARDTAAESDQDLKFLSVLPKGFENFLLLLYLSFRNHPPLLLDTIKNVCDLFSPLDRLEIYSTSQGIIGICGLVSSLVGILTVANPSLKIKH, from the exons ATGGATTTATTTGTTCAGATTACAAACCAAAGTCAGGGAAGAGATCGACTTTTCAG AGCAACTCAATATGCATGCATGTTGCTTAGGTATTTAGTAGAGAATAAACCTGGAACACAGAAATTGGCAACGAAGCTCAAACGGGTGGAATCTAACATGAGTTCTGGGCGTAAAT tgttcAGACTCGGCAACTTTGTGCATGCTTTAAAAGCTTCAAAAGCATCCATTCAGATTTCAGATCCAATTCCACGCTGCTGCCTAACTGCCGCCAACTTGAATCGCGTTCTCTATTTCGTATGTGACACTGTCCTTTGGGCACGAAGCGTGGGTATAGTGTCTGGTATCAGCAAGGAGAGATGGCTTTCCAGAGCAACCAAGTGTTATTACTACTCACTTCTGCTCAATATACTTATGGATATATATGAAATATCATGGCGTATGGAGAAAGAGGCCaaggaaagaaaacagaaagcaAGAGATACAGCTGCTGAAAGTGACCAAGACCTAAAATTCCTTTCTGTTTTACCAAAAGGGTTTGAGAATTTCCTGTTACTGCTTTACTTAAGTTTCCGTAACCACCCACCTCTTTTATTAGATACTATCAAAAATGTCTGTGACCTTTTTAGTCCCCTTGATCGCTTAGAAATTTACAGTACCAGTCAAGGGATCATTGGCATTTGTGGCCTTGTCTCTTCTCTTGTAGGCATCCTTACTGTGGCAAATCCATCATTAAAGATAAAGCACTGA